GGTTCGGTTGTAAAATAGCCGGTTCCGGTTCTGGTTCccttttcaatttcaattccaTTTTGATACCCTTATGTGGGAGAGGTTGGAGGGGAGGAGGGAAGGGAATCAAAGGAAATCTATGGATTTTGAATTAAcgggggagaaagagaggtggaAGTTTAGATTTTTTAGGagaatcagaaaagaagtttggAGTAGGGAAGTTTGAATAAATACAAGGTAAATATAGGGGGATTATTATAATTAAGTAACCCTCACTTTTATGAACATGTTTGTTGAGGGTTGATGTCTTATATTTTTAGTGGACTGGCCCGTGGGGTGTTTCTGAAGGGCTGTTAAAGTCCGTTGGGCTTGAGGGTAATTCGGAAAATTTGTACATCTttgttttcctataaattattGCGATGAGGTTATTAGGGTTAGTAGGAATTCTTTGTAAATACATAGAGGAGTGGGGACATAAGCATGTAACCCTTTCTCCATTGTTagtaaaaattattttcatcttttcatgAACATAGACACATtgccaaaccacgtaaatctttgtatTGTGATCATTTgtgattgtttcttttttctatttattgtgCTTTTTGGATTGTGAGTAGGTTTTAGTTTCTACAGTGCTTTCCACATTAGCATCTAATTAGCTAATGAGTATCAGAATAAATGTATTGCTTACATCTTATAATAATAGTAAAAAATTCAGCTTAGGAATTTTAACAATTGGTTgaaaatataaaaggaaaagtaaCATGTTTGATGGGCCCATCTTGCTTACATCCATCGGATTCGGATCCTCTGCGGCCTGGGGTGAGTGGCCATTGTGCCACGTTCAACTCCTAAGTTGCCATGTCGATCCATTGGTTTATAGATGAGCTCCAactattttgaattttgaattgagcCCCCCGtctatcaaccattggatcgaCATGGAAGTGGCGACCTGGGAGTTGAGCGCATACAGCACGATGGCCAATCAACTTCAGGCCGCCAAGGGTCCAAATCCTACATCCCATCCCACATTTTCATTCTAAATCACTGCCATCTatgcttcttctttctcattcaAAAGGATCTTTCTTGAATTATTTTCTTATGCTGGTTTTTCCTTGAGCTAATGTCCtctttgcattaaaaaaaaaaaaaaaaaaaaaacagagtccCTATGCCATTGACACTCAGATTGagaattttgattaaaaatttctcccttttttcttgGCAGAGCTAATGAAGAAGCTTGCTGCTATAGCTGAAACTGACGTAGTACTCAAGTaccaattgataccagaagacTTGGATGTCTTAGTTTCTGTAACATGCGATGAGGACCTCAACCACATGCTCCACGAATATGATCGCCATGAGACACAATTATCCGAAGGTGGTAGTACCCCAAGGCTTCGAACGTTCTTGTTCTCCTCCCACCCGCCTATACCAATCGAAAACCAAATGAACAATATGGCGAGCAATTCACTCGAGCAACGTTACATTGATGCAATCAACTTAGTACGTAGCCCTAATTTTAACATAAGAAGTAGCTCTACCGGCATTAACCGTCCGACGATCTCGTCGGCCGGAACATCCCCAAGATCAAGTATTCCTGAGGGATTTAGTGGGCGAATGAATGATATGCATAGGGTCAATAGCTCTCCTAATCTTAGTAGCCTTCAACAGCAAAACCACCATGGTCACCAAATGCAACAGCAACATGCACATTCTTATTACCCTCCATCAAGGCTACATTTCTCGTATTCAAATGGGTGTGGACATGGAAGGGTTGGGACAACCCCTGTCTCAATGGGTCGAAGTGATTTTGGAAGGAAACAAATGAGTCATGTTCAGACTCCTCGATATTTCTCACCAACTAGACGACTTTCAGGAAGTTGGGGAAGCAGTTATGGACCTGTTGATGAAGGAGGCAGCATTCACAAGAGTGGAGAGTTTGAGAAGGGGGAGACTCACCTTCAACACTCTTCTATGAAACAAATATGGGAGTAAGTTGAGTC
The sequence above is a segment of the Telopea speciosissima isolate NSW1024214 ecotype Mountain lineage chromosome 7, Tspe_v1, whole genome shotgun sequence genome. Coding sequences within it:
- the LOC122668263 gene encoding uncharacterized protein LOC122668263, which codes for MASVGGGEEAATVSPKSRVKFLCSHGGKILPRPSDGQLKYVGGETRVVAFPRDIGFSELMKKLAAIAETDVVLKYQLIPEDLDVLVSVTCDEDLNHMLHEYDRHETQLSEGGSTPRLRTFLFSSHPPIPIENQMNNMASNSLEQRYIDAINLVRSPNFNIRSSSTGINRPTISSAGTSPRSSIPEGFSGRMNDMHRVNSSPNLSSLQQQNHHGHQMQQQHAHSYYPPSRLHFSYSNGCGHGRVGTTPVSMGRSDFGRKQMSHVQTPRYFSPTRRLSGSWGSSYGPVDEGGSIHKSGEFEKGETHLQHSSMKQIWE